A window from Candidatus Neomarinimicrobiota bacterium encodes these proteins:
- a CDS encoding class I SAM-dependent methyltransferase encodes MRERDEVAAANERLWEREVQKGCGFTTPWLELDPEVIMQYAKGTLEPVPEPLTVVSPHDILAEVEGRDVLCLACGGGQQSAVFALLGAQVTVVDLAQGQLEGDRKAAAHYGYEIKTIHSDMRDLSSMDDESFDTVYGTAVCYVPDAREVYRQVARVLRPRGLYRTDWGQPAIHFVAWDGSGYRVAKPYAERIDRREDGGIEFRHYMDDIFNGLLEVGLSIRQVEDLSRHVKPDSEALPGSWAHERTYFGGEFVVVARKERGSS; translated from the coding sequence ATGAGAGAAAGAGACGAAGTCGCAGCTGCGAACGAAAGGCTCTGGGAGAGAGAGGTACAGAAGGGGTGTGGGTTCACGACCCCTTGGCTGGAGCTTGACCCCGAGGTGATTATGCAGTACGCCAAAGGCACGTTGGAGCCTGTACCCGAGCCGCTGACGGTGGTGTCTCCCCACGACATACTCGCTGAGGTCGAGGGCAGGGACGTGCTCTGCCTCGCATGCGGCGGCGGGCAACAGTCAGCCGTGTTTGCGCTGCTTGGCGCACAGGTGACAGTGGTCGACCTGGCCCAAGGGCAACTCGAGGGGGACAGGAAGGCTGCGGCGCACTATGGCTACGAGATAAAAACGATCCACAGCGACATGCGCGACCTTTCGTCGATGGATGATGAGTCATTCGATACTGTGTACGGAACGGCCGTCTGCTACGTCCCCGATGCTCGGGAGGTCTACCGCCAGGTCGCCAGGGTATTAAGGCCACGTGGATTGTACCGTACCGATTGGGGCCAGCCCGCGATCCACTTCGTCGCCTGGGACGGAAGCGGCTATCGGGTAGCGAAGCCATACGCCGAGAGGATCGATCGGCGGGAGGACGGTGGAATCGAGTTTCGGCATTACATGGATGACATCTTTAACGGACTCCTCGAGGTCGGCCTCTCAATTCGGCAAGTGGAGGATCTGTCCCGGCACGTAAAGCCGGACTCTGAGGCTCTCCCGGGAAGCTGGGCTCATGAACGGACGTACTTCGGTGGAGAGTTCGTTGTCGTCGCTCGGAAGGAACGGGGATCTTCCTAA
- a CDS encoding Gfo/Idh/MocA family oxidoreductase, with product MKTLNRRKFLRLSTTAVSSFMIVPRSVLGGKGYVPPSDKLNIAAIGIGGRGAEDLQNLESENIVALCDVDWAYAEEIFKRYPNARKYRDFRIMLEKEKNIDAVLVATPDHTHAIISMHALKMGKHLYCEKPLTHTVYEARKIAEAAREAKVATQMGNQGMAYKGNRLINEWIWDGAIGQVHEVHVWSDRPTRLGTGDLWWPQAMERPLDEPEIPATLDWDLWLGPAPYRPYHPAYVPFLWRGWWDFGEGGLGDMGIHNIAPAFSALKLGAPTSVHSSSTPVYKETLPWASIVRYEFPARGDMPPVKLHWYDGGIIPEYPEELEDGRKLPREDGMIFVGSKGKMLVTGWGGESPRLIPESKMQEYELPPETLPRSIGHHQEWIEACKKGTPTRSNFDVAGPLTEAVLLGLVSVRLGGKKLYWDSENLSVKNSPEANELLHYQYREGWTL from the coding sequence ATGAAAACTCTCAACAGGCGAAAGTTCTTACGTCTCTCCACCACTGCGGTTTCTTCATTCATGATAGTTCCGAGAAGTGTGTTGGGCGGTAAAGGTTATGTGCCGCCGAGTGATAAGCTCAACATTGCAGCAATAGGTATAGGGGGCCGGGGAGCAGAGGATCTGCAAAATCTTGAAAGTGAAAATATTGTAGCGCTATGTGATGTGGATTGGGCGTATGCTGAGGAAATCTTCAAGCGCTACCCAAATGCAAGAAAATATCGTGATTTTCGCATCATGCTTGAAAAAGAAAAAAATATCGATGCCGTGCTTGTGGCGACGCCAGACCATACACATGCAATAATATCGATGCATGCCCTGAAAATGGGCAAGCATCTTTATTGTGAAAAGCCTCTGACGCACACAGTTTACGAAGCCCGAAAAATTGCCGAGGCTGCAAGGGAGGCAAAGGTGGCAACTCAAATGGGCAACCAGGGTATGGCCTATAAAGGAAACCGATTGATCAATGAATGGATATGGGATGGAGCGATAGGCCAGGTTCATGAAGTGCATGTCTGGTCCGATCGCCCGACTCGTTTGGGGACTGGGGATTTGTGGTGGCCTCAGGCAATGGAACGGCCGCTCGATGAACCGGAAATACCTGCGACCCTGGATTGGGACTTATGGCTTGGGCCAGCTCCATATCGTCCTTATCATCCGGCTTACGTACCATTCTTGTGGCGCGGCTGGTGGGATTTTGGGGAAGGCGGCCTGGGTGATATGGGAATACACAATATCGCCCCTGCTTTTTCAGCTTTGAAGCTCGGGGCTCCCACGAGTGTGCATTCAAGTTCGACTCCCGTTTACAAAGAGACGTTGCCCTGGGCATCCATAGTGCGTTATGAATTTCCAGCGCGCGGTGATATGCCCCCTGTGAAGCTGCATTGGTATGATGGCGGTATTATTCCGGAATACCCGGAAGAGTTGGAAGATGGAAGAAAACTGCCGCGCGAAGATGGGATGATATTTGTCGGTAGTAAAGGCAAAATGTTGGTCACAGGCTGGGGAGGTGAAAGTCCGCGGTTAATACCGGAGTCGAAGATGCAAGAATATGAACTTCCACCTGAAACACTGCCCCGTTCTATTGGGCATCATCAAGAGTGGATTGAAGCATGCAAGAAAGGCACCCCGACACGATCAAATTTTGACGTTGCCGGACCATTGACCGAAGCTGTTCTGCTGGGACTCGTTTCTGTCCGACTGGGAGGAAAGAAACTATATTGGGACAGCGAGAATCTTTCGGTGAAAAACAGTCCCGAAGCCAATGAGCTTTTGCATTATCAGTACCGTGAAGGTTGGACGCTGTAA